A genomic region of Metopolophium dirhodum isolate CAU chromosome 1, ASM1992520v1, whole genome shotgun sequence contains the following coding sequences:
- the LOC132934110 gene encoding inositol 1,4,5-trisphosphate receptor isoform X2 encodes MENEQNKSEALELVVANPNRDRQKLLREQDILKQLFKILQAPFVMDNVINSNSGGNNSGIGGVREGCGGVAAAVLITTTEPPDGDNQKYAAAYKYMFRLCYRILRLSQHDYRKNQEYIAKHFGFMQKQIGLDILAEDTITALLHNNRKLLEKHITAAEIETFVGLVRLKNGGGGGFSQSAPRFLDYLSDLCISNKKAIAITQELICKSVLLSGSRDILIETRMMKQLLQHQRSKGGTAPPLNIHELTDVDFSDSGLNDDQVVMLSWNNGKNSKSLVDLSAEARRWQLQQLQHLHQHNKAGAAATAASKNCNGYDDWHLLEYYRHQLDLFSNMCLNRQYLALNNLSPHLDIDLILKCMADENVRYDLRASFCRLMLHLHVDRDPQEPVTPVKYARLWSEIPLKISIDDYDNNRRLNNDTAAAQQVRTRFSSTIAFVEDYLFNVVAKMWNFQDAQQNKLTFEVVKLARDLIYFGFYSFGDLLRLTKTLLSILDCVSENDFAAVGRGNGSDIVNSVSAAVAATTTSSTTSADVQAEGIGAMRSAIGDVGAVVTGLTLGGSSGRRHPPPLLNKSKSTLSMVTTATTGSSSSSLLHQQTGSSGSTIVSGEAYPLVMDTKLKIIEILQFILDVRLDYRIGCLLSIFKREFDEIERSAVAAAASISSLSQQTTTGTGSSSTSTSPTTASSTTSSSSVSSSAFIDHHYHKSIDLERVGAQAEGIFGESEECGGAALDLDDNGGRMFLRVLLHLTMHDYPALVSGALHLLFRHFSQRQEVLQAFKQVQLLVSDADVESYKQIKSDLDVLRQSVEKSELWVYKSNKPTAATVAASGSQQLHNGSDEHQQQTSVSTTQIPMMTTDGTTPVVSSSSVNANKTTQSQPIVVEGTRVAQPTNTTEKASFDIFTAEVSGGGGGEEEFEDDEYKKIQKILIRMNELCVTRVPLSVGIGLQTSSSRSNLSIGTPTSLATTALLKKPKKHEQRLLRNVGVHTVVLDLLQVPYDRKGDRRMDGLMELAHEFLQSFCLGNPQNQHLLHAHLDLFLNPEIRDARTVCAIFKDNPVLCNEIGGGGGDKVVQHFIHCIESQGKRVEYLEFFQTIVGCCSPAPGSSSVSDASVQEPENYYYGSGGMKQRHGAAAAAAAAIQKQQFIRKSQDMVMQELLNAGEDVLVFYNDNKASFQQFVEMMRSERDRQYREDVQMLVVTAVDCRRSTDKQQEVNQNLPKSTIDVGEAVPTEDCSLQEGVTAAEESENEDNNDHNALRYHVELVKLLAYCTMGKNVYTEIKCHSLLPLDDIVAMVSHPDCIPEVKEAYVNFLNHCYVDTEVEMKEIYASNHMWTVFEKSFLPDMNRVADQVAAAAITTSPPTIASVTRTKSHSKLVKYVCDALITVIGSFFGSPFSSTAAAAAAAAAVSTASSPDHHHHHHRLQTGADDNGSGSSSAITSSATFTANTNAASVVQARQPIFVQLLQAAVRVHQQLTAAGHLTIQQRFNVENTIRTLSDYAKNMSIDLPAQLQTHINGIFNKQSQTSGGGVSGGTSSPSALLLRRQTTKWLQAAKSTPKKMIERSQSQLIRLDKSIVEGLQDIVLVLEDQLRPLVQAELSLLVDILYRPELLFPTVAAAAAVGDTASVAIAAAACGVTGFINRLIKHTEQLLEEKEDKLCVKILKTLQEMMAIDLDYSDKGDALRQSLLVRYFNGGIGLIGMDSSSDSGIDTSELDGNDGSTNATDDDEGNDDDASTTSGSRLIGSTATGDSSTKTVTANHQQHLPPPPSTTSWSPPPPISFRSEQQQQHRVTHGPGAKFLQRAGLTLHEVQTHLDREGASDLVVELIIKSAAASAAAASMSGSGGGGGGGGSVGGFFGSIGIGGVGGNFFGSNYYFGSGAGSSGFGPSASAAAAALSASPSYSIFVEAVQLGVALLEGGNPVVQRSVYNKLLSPLPPGTAAAAAAAASAGGGAGGGRSGGASPTDPSVNCCQLFFRVFYDKMRDAQNEIKSTVIVSVNTAATTAAAQAAQQQQQEAEMAAGGRRMPAMSGQQNHGGQRRQNNRFDRSSGKKGKTTSRSRGVGGTRRILMTDELREELAQAAAATSHAYAVGARNLSVASSINSATGERDNDDDDEGHLSSIADDGNSTAADRLQRADDSYYYYYHRQQEQQQQYLQQQQQQQQQLLSPKILIMQPILRFLQLLCENHNRDLQNLLRNQNNKVNYNLVSETLMFLDCICGSTTGGLGLLGLYINENNVSLINQTLETLTEYCQGPCHDNQNCIATHESNGLDIITALILNDINPLGKTRMDLVLELKNNASKLLLAIMESRGDGENAERILYNMNPKQLVDVACRAYYQQQYDVTASSARRRRRGGRLAYGIDDDYCDDDDDDDDDDGDEEDDDDQEDCDEEDSHIEDVQLGKGVSIGSGRSRGTGVTRGVDGDCDDDDDEDSGVSPKEVGHNIYILCHQLAQHNKELAGLLKPNSLYCSEVEGVQATGGQNQQQQQQQQQQLLQQQNQVDPRVNRALVYYASHTAQIEIVRHDRTLEQIVFPIPEICEYLTHDTKVKIYNTAERDDQGSKVSDFFEKTDDMFNEMMWQKKLRARSSLFWVSSFMSLWSNILFNCAVIINLIVAFFYPFDNGGSGSSSSNVDDGQRRRMISALGGHVSAAVWLGLLASVCAAAFLVWARDDDNADDVDDVEDDDDEDEDTGGGGDRDQQQQRKTTRRRRQQRRRRRRRTLLTTRTSRRRWTAAVRTTLVVTAILRLILSVGPEPTLWLLGAITVVMKSVHIISIMGNQGTFTKRLGQILASAEILYHLMYIMFCILGLCMHPFFYSVLLLDVVYREETLLNVIRSVTRNGRSIILTAVLALILVYLFSIIGYMFFKDDFLVQVDDDVVFDTNGGDDQQACSAAAAAGDDIDCGDSGSSLTRSSVSVDAGGGDRKERACDSLIMCIVTTLNQGLRNGGGIGDILRAPSSQEPLFVARVVYDLLFFFIVIIIVLNLIFGVIIDTFADLRSEKQQKELILKNTCFVCGLNRSAFDNKTVSFEEHIKCEHNMWHYLYFIVLVKVKDPTEFTGPESYVYAMVKDRNLDWFPRLRAMSLLMAAQVDSEGEQVELRGLQTQLETTQTLVALLSQQLSELKEQMTEQRKQRQRIGLLNSTSAYYGVGGGSRVNVIRQQNQVGIL; translated from the exons ATGGAAAATGAACAAAACAAATCAGAAGCATTAGAATTAGTGGTAGCGAATCCAAacag agaCAGGCAAAAATTGCTCCGCGAACAAGACATACTCAAGCAACTTTTTAAGATACTACAAGCTCCATTTGTCATGGATAATGTCATTAACTCTAATAGTGGAGGAAACAACAGTGGAATTGGTGGTGTACGAGAGGGTTGTGGTGGAGTAGCTGCTGCCgtattaataacaacaacagaACCTCCAGATGgagataatcaaaaatatgcaGCTGCGTACAAATATATGTTCCGGCTATGTTATCGAATACTACGACTTAGTCAGCATGATTATCGGAAAAATCAG gAATACATAGCTAAACATTTTGGGTTCATGCAAAAACAAATAGGTCTTGACATCCTTGCCGAGGACACAATAACAGCGCTGTTGCACAATAACCGAAAACTGCTAGAAAAACACATCACAGCTGCTGAAATCGAGACTTTTGTTGGCCTAGTACGTTTAAAAAATGGCGGCGGAGGAGGATTCAGTCAGTCAGCACCCAGATTCCTTGATTACCTAAGTGATTTATGCATATCGAATAAGAAAGCCATTGCCATCACACAGGAACTTATCTGTAAAAGTGTGCTGTTAAGTGGTTCTCGGGACATTCTGATAGAAACCCG AATGATGAAGCAATTGCTGCAGCATCAACGCAGCAAAGGCGGAACAGCTCCTCCATTAAATATCCACGAACTGACTGACGTTGATTTTTCTGATTCTGGCTTAAATGATGACCAAGTGGTCATGTTATCCTGGAATAATGGAAAG AATTCCAAATCATTGGTTGACCTATCAGCAGAGGCCCGTCGCTGGCAGTTGCAGCAACTACAGCACCTGCACCAACATAACAAAGCTGGTGCGGCTGCTACAGCGGCATCAAAAAACTGCAATGGTTATGATGATTGGCATCTGCTTGAATACTACCGACATCAATTGGACCTATTCTCAAATATGTGCCTAAACCGTCAATACTTAGCACTAAACAATCTTTCACCGCACCTAGACATTGACTTGATACTTAa ATGTATGGCCGATGAAAATGTCCGTTATGATTTACGTGCTTCATTTTGTCGGCTAATGTTGCACTTGCATGTAGATCGTGACCCTCAAGAACCTGTCACTCCTGTCAAATACGCCAGACTGTGGTCCGAGATCCCGTTAAAAATAAGCATTGATGA CTACGATAATAATAGGCGGTTAAACAATGATACGGCCGCCGCTCAACAAGTACGCACCAGGTTCAGCTCTACCATAGCATTCGTTGAAGACTATTTGTTCAACGTAGTTGCAAAAATGTGGAATTTCCAAGATGCTCAACAAAACAAGTTAACTTTTGAg GTTGTCAAGTTGGCCAGAGACTTGATTTATTTTGGATTCTACAGTTTTGGTGACTTACTCCGACTCACAAAAACACttttgagcattttagattGTGTGTCAGAAAACGACTTTGCTGCTGTTGGCCGTGGTAATGGGAGTGATATTGTTAATAGTGTTTCAGCGGCAGTTGCCGCTACAACAACATCATCGACAACATCGGCAGATGTGCAAG CTGAAGGAATCGGTGCTATGAGATCAGCGATTGGAGATGTTGGTGCTGTAGTTACTGGACTAACGCTTGGTGGAAGTAGTGGACGCAGGCATCCCCCACCgctattaaataaatcaaaatccaCATTGAGTATGGTTACCACTGCTACGACGGGTTCATCATCCTCATCGCTACTACACCAGCAGACTGGGAGCAGTGGTTCAACAATCGTGAGTGGTGAAGCATATCCTCTGGTCATGGACacaaagttgaaaattattgaaatattacag TTTATATTAGACGTCCGCCTAGATTACCGCATCGGATGTTTGCTGTCAATTTTCAAACGGGAATTTGATGAAATTGAAAGGTCTGCGGTAGCTGCTGCAGCATCCATTTCAAGCCTATCACAGCAGACGACAACGGGTACAGGGTCATCATCAACATCTACCAGTCCTACAACGGCATCTTCCACAACATCATCATCATCTGTATCTTCATCAGCATTTATCGATCATCACTACCATAAGTCAATCGATTTGGAGCGGGTAGGCGCTCAAGCCGAAGGAATATTTGGTGaaag CGAAGAGTGTGGTGGTGCTGCTTTGGACCTAGACGACAACGGCGGCCGAATGTTTTTGCGCGTGCTCCTGCACCTGACCATGCATGATTACCCTGCCCTAGTCTCAGGAGCATTGCACCTGTTATTCCGGCATTTTAGCCAACGGCAGGAAGTGTTACAAGCATTCAAACAG GTCCAACTTCTGGTGTCAGACGCTGATGTTGAATCCTATAAACAGATAAAATCAGATCTAGATGTGCTACGTCAAAGTGTCGAGAAATCTGAGTTGTGGGTTTACAAGTCAAATAAACCGACTGCTGCTACAGTAGCTGCTAGTGGTAGCCAACAGTTACATAATGGCAGTGAtgaacatcaacaacaaacatCTGTGTCTACCACCCAAATACCTATGATGACGACAGATGGTACCACACCAGTAGTCTCGTCGTCATCTGTGAATGCCAACAAAACTACACAATCACAACCGATAGTAGTGGAAGGCACCCGTGTGGCACAACCTACAAATACTACTGAAAAAGCAtcctttgatatttttacagctGAAGTtagtggtggtggcggtggtgaaGAAGAATTTGAAGAtgatgaatacaaaaaaatacaaaag ATTCTGATTCGAATGAATGAACTGTGTGTTACACGCGTTCCTTTATCAGTGGGTATTGGGCTACAGACATCATCTTCTAGATCAAATTTATCCATTGGAACTCCAACTAGCTTAGCCACAACAGCACTATTAAAAAAACCCAAAAAGCACGAACAACGACTATTACGCAATGTTGGCGTACATACAGTAGTGTTGGACCTTCTGCAAGTGCCGTACGATCGAAAAGGGGACCGGCGTATGGATGGTCTAATGGAGTTGGCACATGAGTTTCTTCAATCATTTTGCTTGGGTAACCCGCAAAACCAGCATTTACTGCATGCACACCTAGACCTGTTTCTTAACCCTGAG ATTCGGGATGCGCGTACCGTGTGTGCTATATTTAAAGACAACCCAGTGTTGTGTAATGAGattggtggcggtggtggtgatAAAGTCGTCCAGCATTTTATACACTGCATTGAGTCACAGGGAAAACGGGTCGAGTATTTGGAGTTTTTTCAGACAATAGTAGGCTGTTGTTCGCCGGCTCCAGGGTCCTCCTCAGTGTCTGATGCCTCGGTACAGGAACCCGAAAATTACTACTATGGTAGTGGTGGCATGAAGCAGCGTCATGGTGCAGCTGCAGCTGCGGCCGCTGCCATACAGAAGCAGCAGTTTATCAGGAAATCACAGGACATGGTTATGCAAGAA ttactTAATGCTGGTGAGGACGTGTTGGTATTTTATAATGACAATAAGGCATCGTTCCAACAATTTGTGGAAATGATGCGAAGTGAGCGTGATCGACAGTACCGAGAAGATGTGCAAATGCTGGTAGTGACAGCAGTAGATTGTAGAAGATCCACTGATAAACAACAGGAAGTCAACCAAAACTTACCTAAGTCAACTATAGATGTCGGGGAAGCTGTGCCTACAGAAGACTGTTCTTTACAAGAAGGAGTGACGGCAGCTGAAGAATCGGAAAATGAAGACAATAACGATCATAATGCTTTGAG ATACCATGTTGAGTTAGTTAAACTGTTAGCTTATTGTACTATGGGTAAGAACGTGTACACGGAAATCAAGTGTCACAGCCTATTGCCTTTGGACGATATTGTCGCAATGGTGTCTCATCCAGACTGTATACCAGAg GTAAAAGAGGCATATGTCAACTTTTTGAATCACTGTTACGTGGACACCGAGGTTGAGATGAAAGAAATTTATGCATCCAACCACATGTGGACAGTATTTGAAAAGAGTTTCTTGCCTGACATGAACCGTGTGGCAGACCAAGTGGCCGCTGCAGCTATAACCACCTCGCCGCCAACCATCGCCAGCGTTACCCGTACCAAATCACATAGCAAGCTGGTAAAATACGTATGCGACGCTCTGATCACTGTTATTGGTTCGTTTTTCGGTAGTCCATTTTCATCGACAGCTGCCGCAGCTGCTGCGGCAGCAGCTGTATCAACTGCATCATCACCAGATCATCATCATCACCACCACCGGCTGCAAACTGGTGCTGACGACAATGGCAGTGGTTCTTCGTCGGCCATAACATCGTCTGCTACATTTACCGCCAACACTAATGCTGCCTCTGTTGTACAA GCTAGGCAGCCAATATTCGTGCAACTCTTACAAGCTGCAGTTCGCGTACATCAGCAACTGACTGCTGCTGGCCATTTGACCATCCAACAGCGATTCAATGTAGAAAACACGATACGCACACTTTCGGACTACG ccAAAAATATGTCAATTGACCTGCCTGCACAATTGCAAACTCACATTAATGGTATATTCAACAAACAATCACAGACCTCTGGTGGAGGTGTCTCAGGTGGAACTTCGTCACCATCTGCGCTATTGCTGCGAAGACAAACAACTAAATGGTTGCAAGCTGCAAAGTCAACACCCAAAAAGATGATTGAAAGATCACAATCACag ttAATCCGATTAGATAAGAGCATTGTTGAGGGACTGCAGGACATAGTTCTGGTATTAGAAGACCAACTCAGGCCATTAGTCCAAGCTGAACTATCACTACTTGTCGATATACTATATCGCCCGGAACTTTTATTTCCTACCGTCGCTGCAGCCGCAGCTGTTGGTGATACAGCTTCAGTAGCAATAGCTGCCGCAGCGTGTGGCGTAACTGGTTTCATCAACAG gCTCATTAAACATACAGAACAGTTGTTAGAAGAAAAAGAAGACAAATTATGTGTTAAAATCTTGAAAACTTTACAAGAAATGATGGCTATAGACCTGGATTACAGTGACAAG GGTGATGCACTGAGGCAAAGCTTGCTAGTGAGGTACTTCAATGGTGGCATAGGCTTAATAGGTATGGATAGTTCAAGTGATAGCGGAATAGACACGTCTGAGCTAGATGGCAACGATGGCAGCACCAATGCTACTGATGACGATGAAGGTAATGATGATGACGCGTCTACGACTTCTGGCAGCCGCCTCATCGGTTCCACTGCTACTGGAGATTCTTCGACAAAAACGGTGACTGCCAATCATCAGCAACATTTACCTCCACCACCATCAACAACTTCATGGTCGCCCCCACCCCCAATATCGTTTAGATCtgaacagcaacaacaacacaGAGTCACTCATGGACCGGGTg cAAAATTCTTGCAGCGAGCTGGGCTTACTTTACATGAAGTACAAACACACCTAGACAGAGAAGGGGCGTCCGATTTGGTCGTTGAACTCATTATAAAGTCAGCTGCAGCTTCAGCAGCCGCGGCATCAATGTCAGGaagcggtggtggtggtggtggtggtggttctGTCGGTGGATTCTTTGGTTCAATCGGCATCGGTGGAGTTGGTGGTAATTTTTTCGGTAGCAATTACTACTTTGGTAGTGGTGCGGGATCAAGTGGTTTTGGACCATCAGCTTCGGCTGCAGCTGCAGCTCTCTCTGCGTCCCCGTCTTACTCAATATTTGTTGAAGCTGTGCAGCTGGGCGTTGCCCTGTTGGAAGGTGGCAACCCCGTTGTTCAGCGTAGCGTTTACAACAAACTATTGTCACCATTGCCGCCAGGTACGGCCGCTGCTGCTGCCGCTGCGGCTTCAGCCGGTGGTGGTGCTGGTGGTGGAAGAAGTGGTGGCGCAAGTCCAACTGACCCATCAGTGAACTGCTGCCAACTATTTTTCCGAGTTTTTTATGACAAAATGCGTGATGCCCAAAACGAAATCAAGTCAACAGTTATAGTATCGGTAAATACAGCAGCTACGACAGCCGCAGCTCAAGCAGCCCAACAGCAACAGCAAGAAGCTGAGATGGCTGCAGGTGGACGACGTATGCCAGCTATGAGTGGTCAACAAAACCATGGTGGTCAGCGACGGCAAAACAACCGTTTTGATCGGAGTTCCGGTAAAAAAG GTAAAACTACATCACGATCCAGAGGTGTTGGCGGGACGCGTCGAATATTAATGACAGATGAGCTGCGTGAAGAACTGGCGCAAGCTGCAGCAGCCACTAGCCACGCTTACGCAGTTGGTGCTCGAAATTTATCTGTTGCGTCTTCAATTAATTCTGCCACTG GTGAACGAGACAACGATGACGACGATGAAGGACACTTATCGTCTATAGCTGATGATGGTAACAGCACTGCAGCTGATAGACTTCAGCGAGCTGATGATTcgtactactactattaccatAGGCAGCAGGAACAGCAACAGCAGTACctgcaacaacaacagcaacaacagcaacagctGTTGTCGCCTAAAATCCTGATCATGCAACCTATACTGCGTTTCTTGCAACTTCTATGTGAAAACCACAACCGTGATCTACAG AACTTGCTTCGAAATCAAAATAACAAAGTGAATTATAACCTGGTATCCGAAACGTTGATGTTTTTGGACTGCATATGTGGGTCGACAACTGGGGGCCTAGGCTTGTTGGGTCTATATATCAACGAAAACAATGTGTCACTCATTAATCAAACGCTTGAAACGCTAACAGAATACTGTCAG GGACCCTGTCATGACaatcaaaattgtatagctACGCATGAATCTAATGGTTTGGATATAATCACAGCACTTATACTAAATGACATTAATCCATTGGGCAAAACGCGCATGGACCTGGTACTGGAGCTGAAAAATAATGCATCTAAATTGTTGTTGGCCATCATGGAGAGCCGAGGAGACGGTGAAAACGCTGAGCGAATTCTTTACAACATGAATCCTAAGCAgttg gTGGATGTGGCATGTCGAGCGTACTATCAACAGCAATACGACGTGACGGCATCGTCGGCACGCCGACGGCGTCGAGGTGGTAGGCTAGCGTACGGTATTGACGACGATTATTgtgatgacgacgacgatgatgatgatgatgatggagATGAAGAAGACGACGATGACCAAGAAGACTGTGACGAAGAAGATTCCCATATTGAAGATGTACAACTTGGCAAAGGAGTGTCCATAGGCAGTGGCCGTAGTCGTGGTACCGGTGTCACAAGAGGTGTTGACGGTGACTGtgatgacgatgacgacgaaGATAGCGGTGTGTCGCCAAAAGAA GTGGGCCACAACATTTACATATTGTGCCACCAGCTAGCGCAGCATAATAAAGAGTTGGCTGGTTTGCTAAAACCCAATAGCTTGTACTGTAGTGAAGTCGAAGGCGTTCAGGCAACAGGCGGACAAAAtcaacaacagcagcaacagcaacagcaacagcttTTACAACAACAAAACCAAGTTGATCCTCGAGTCAACCGAGCCCTAGTGTATTATGCATCACATACTGCCCAAATAGAG ATTGTCCGGCATGATAGAACCCTAGAACAAATTGTGTTTCCTATACCGGAGATTTGTGAATACTTGACCCACGACACTAAAGTCAAGATCTACAATACAGCTGAACGCGATGATCAAGGTTCAAAAGTTTCTGACTTTTTCGAGAAGACGGACGACATGTTTAATGAAATGATGTGGCAAAAGAAGCTGAGAG CTCGGTCGTCGCTGTTTTGGGTTAGCAGCTTCATGTCCTTGTGGAgtaacattttgtttaattgcGCCGTGATCATTAATCTTATCGTGGCATTTTTCTATCCATTTGACAACGGTGGTAGTGGTAGCAGTAGCAGCAATGTTGACGATGGGCAACGCCGTCGTATGATATCTG CTTTGGGTGGCCACGTTTCGGCGGCTGTATGGCTCGGACTACTGGCTTCGGTCTGTGCAGCTGCGTTTTTAGTGTGGGCTCGAGACGATGATAACGCTGATGACGTCGACGATGTcgaagacgacgacgatgaaGACGAAGATACTGGCGGTGGAGGAGACCGAGACCAACAACAACAGCGGAAAACAACTCGACGTCGCCGACAGCAGCGCCGGCGTAGGCGCAGACGTACGTTGCTGACTACCCGGACAAGCCGACGAAGGTGGACAGCTGCAGTACGCACCACTCTGGTGGTCACTGCCATCCTTCGGTTGATATTGTCCGTTGGCCCAGAACCCACACTTTGGCTATTGGGTGCGATTACA gTAGTTATGAAAAGTGTGCACATTATCAGTATCATGGGCAATCAGGGTACGTTTACCAAACGTCTGGGTCAAATTTTGGCTTCAGCCGAAATACTCTACCATCTGATGTACATCATGTTTTGCATACTCGGCTTGTGCATGCATCCGTTTTTCTATAGCGTATTG TTATTGGATGTTGTTTACCGCGAAGAAACATTGTTAAATGTCATACGTTCAGTTACGCGAAATGGACGGTCTATAATATTGACCGCGGTTCTGGCTCTCATACTGGTCTACTTATTCTCCATTATCGGCTACATGTTCTTCAAAGACGATTTCCTTGTGCAAGTTGATGATGATGTCGTGTTTG ACACCAATGGCGGTGACGACCAGCAAGCTTGTTCGGCAGCTGCAGCAGCAGGAGATGATATTGACTGCGGCGATAGTGGTAGCAGCTTGACAAGATCTTCGGTGTCTGTAGATGCAGGTGGTGGTGACCGTAAAGAAAGAGCTTGTGACTCGTTAATCATGTGCATAGTAACAACATTAAACCAGGGTCTGAGGAACGGTGGTGGCATAGGTGACATACTTCGAGCGCCCAGCAGTCAG gaaCCCCTTTTTGTGGCCCGCGTTGTTTATGATCTGCTATTCTTCTTCATTGTCATCATTATCGTTTTGAACTTGATTTTTGGTGTCATAATCGACACATTTGCTGACTTGCGTAGTGAAAAGCAACAAAAAGAACTGATACTAAAAAACACATGTTTTGTGTGTG GACTCAACAGATCCGCATTTGACAATAAAACCGTGAGTTTCGAAGAGCATATTAAGTGCGAACACAACATGTggcactatttatattttattgttttggtaAAAGTAAAGGACCCTACTGAGTTCACTGGCCCTGAAAGTTATGTGTACGCTATGGTCAAA GACCGTAATTTAGACTGGTTTCCACGTTTAAGAGCAATGTCACTGCTGATGGCTGCCCAGGTGGATAGCGAAGGCGAACAGGTTGAGCTTAGAGGTTTACAAACACAGTTAGAAACTACACAAACTTTAGTGGCGTTACTATCACAACAGCTTTCTGAACTCAAAGAACAG atGACAGAACAACGAAAACAGCGACAACGAATTGGACTATTAAATTCAACCAGTGCATATTACGGGGTTGGTGGAGGCAGTAGAGTCAATGTTATACGTCAGCAGAATCAAGTGGGCATATTATGA
- the LOC132953567 gene encoding uncharacterized protein LOC132953567 codes for MSCNCSMILKHLRATDSSRSSSPVKKNAKGKRVDSSKRLTIINAYKSKLEADPEKSISTVRQEISKELGIGTTTISKTIMVYNRSKIVISPSRTRVKASALMIFEEFERNVVRRHVHSFWFKRQIPTIDKIYKTVSSDASLPPISKPNLFRLLKDMGFKNNKRGRNSALTENIEIVLWRRRFLGDLRKYQKEGRRLYYLGDTCLDNPTTKAVSSSGKHKCVIVLNIGSEDGFVPGALLCLKSKKKTKNYHNEIDSKIFNNWMESVLPRLKEKCVIIMDNASYNSVKIDEAPTSKTEKADIINWLKDKNETIDEPMVIPQLLEIVKRVKPHHDKYVIDELAKQYDCIILRLPPYHCDLNPIELAWPLVKNYVSMNKTTSKLTDVEQLLIEGVERVTPNIWKNFISQTKVEEDKLWKIDFIVDDALSAKVKTKKTTTIRDTSSGDSSTTSD; via the exons ATGTCTTGTAATTGTTCGATGATCCTGAAACATCTACGAGCTACAGACTCCAGTCGCTCCAGCTctccagtaaaaaaaaatgcaaaggGAAAG CGAGTAGATTCTAGTAAAAGACTAACGATAATAAATGCgtacaaatcaaaattggagGCAGATCCAGAAAAGTCTATAAGTACAGTCCGGCAAGAGATATCTAAAGAACTAGGTATTGGAACAACTACAATTTCCAAAACAATCATGGTATACAACCGTTCGAAAATTGTGATATCTCCAAGTAGAACGCGAGTTAAGGCATCCGCCCTCATGATATTTGAAGAGTTCGAAAGAAATGTGGTTCGTAGGCACGTCCATAGTTTTTGGTTTAAACGTCAAATTCCGACTAtcgacaaaatatataaaacggtTTCTAGCGATGCGTCTTTACCACCCATCTCAAAGCCCAACCTTTTTCGTCTTTTAAAAGATATGGGTTTCAAGAACAATAAACGAGGCAGGAACAGTGCACTGAcggaaaatattgaaatagtttTGTGGCGTAGACGGTTTCTTGGAGATTTACGAAAATACCAAAAAGAGGGTCGACGTTTATATTACTTGGGTGACACCTGTTTAGACAACCCAACAACCAAAGCTGTAAGTTCATCGGGAAAACATAAATGTGTTATAGTTCTCAACATAGGTTCCGAAGACGGATTTGTTCCCGGcgcattattatgtttaaaatcgaAAAAGAAAACTAAGAATTATCACAATGAAATTGAtagcaaaatatttaacaactgGATGGAGAGTGTATTGCCTAGATTAAAAGAGAAATGTGTTATAATCATGGACAATGCCTCATATAATTCTGTAAAGATTGACGAAGCACCTACATCGAAAACCGAGAAAgctgatattattaattggttgaAGGATAAGAATGAAACTATAGACGAACCTATGGTTATCCCACAACTTCTTGAAATAGTAAAAAGGGTAAAGCCGCATCATGATAAATATGTAATTGATGAACTAGCAAAACAATATGATTGTATTATACTAAGACTACCGCCATACCATTGCGATCTTAATCCAATTGAATTGGCTTGGCCAttggttaaaaattatgtaagtatgaacAAAACAACTAGTAAATTAACCGATGtcgaacaattattaattgaggGCGTCGAACGTGTAACGCCAAACATTTGGAAAAATTTTATCAGTCAGACAAAGGTAGAAGAAGACAAACTTTGGAAAATTGACTTCATTGTAGATGACGCTTTATCcgcaaaagtaaaaactaaaaaaacgaCGACAATCAGAGATACATCATCAGGCGACTCCAGCACTACATctgactaa